Below is a genomic region from Candidatus Fermentibacter sp..
CCCGGGACAGCGCCGGGGTTGACCGAGATGGCTCTCGCAGCCCTGTCCGACCTGTTGATGTAGCCGTGCGCGACCAGCCAGTCGAGGTGATCCTTCACGCTCTTGGTGCTGCGGAGGCCGACTGCGGAAGCGATCTCGCGGATGCTGGGGGGATAGCCGTTGCGCTCGTCGAAGCGGCGGACGAACTCGAGGATCAGCGCCTTTCTCTCGGTGAGTTCCATGGCGCGAACATACACATGTGTTTGCATGCGTCAAGCGTGACACGCATGTGCCGGGTCGCGGGATCCCGGGTCAGTCCGGCATCATCCCGCTGAAGAAGACCAGGTACGCGGCGATCCTCACCATCGTGTTCTCGTCGGAGCCGTCGGCGTAGAGCATGGTGCCGAAGCTGCTGTCCTCGACGGTGCCGTCGCTCTGGATGGACAGGACCAGGCTGAACGACGAATCCGTGAGCCTGCCGTCGTCTTCGAGGTAGTACATGGTGTTGAACCCGGGACCCTCGATCCTGCCGTCCCGGATGTATCCCAGGGTGCTGAAGGAGGCGTCCTCGATGCGTGATTCGTCGCGGATGTATCCGAGGGTGCAGAAGGAGGCATCCTCTATGCGCCCGTCCTCCCTTATGTAAGCGATCGTGGAGAAGCTCTCGTCCTCGAGCCGGAGATCGCCCGCGGAAACGGAGGCGATCGATATGAAGAGAATGGCAGCCAGCAGGTTCCTCATCTGTAATGGAACCTCCTTTCGATTGGTAAAGTAATGACCCCCGCCCTGCTGTCAATGGCGGCCGCGCTCGCGTCACTCCTCGACCCGCTACCTCTAGACGTGAACGATGCCTCCCTCCGCGACTTCGAGAACCTGCCCGGGATCGGCGCCTCGAGGGCTTCCGCCATCGTGGCCTTCCGCGACTCCTGCGGCCCGATCCTCGAGCTCGAGGATCTGCTCGCAGTACCGGGCATCGGCCCCGAGACCCTCGAGGATCTGCGGGGCATGCTCGTCGTCGGTGGTGATGCCTGTCTCCCGGTGGACACTTCGCACTGGCTGCCCGTCGTGGACAGCCTGCCCGATACGCTTCTCCGAGTCAGCGTCCTGGACGTGGGGGAGGGGGATGCGATCCTGCTCTCCTGCCGCGGCGGATCGACCGTCCTCGTCGACGGAGGCCCCGACGAGGGCGGGCCCGTCGCGCCCCCCGTGGTCGCAAGGCTCCTCCTGCTCGGGGTCGACAGCCTGGATGCGGTGATCATCACCCATCCCCACGACGATCATATCGGCGGCCTCGTCGAGGTCTTCCGGCGGATTCCCGTCGGCTGCCTCTACGACCCCGGCACGGAGTCCGTATCGCCCGTGTACGAGGCGCTGCTCGGGGCCGTGGAGGAGTCATCCTCCCGGTACGAGGCGCTGGGAGAGGGGATGACCCTGGACCTGGGCTCCGCGGTGCTGACGGTGCTGGACGTCGGGGCGGCCGGGGTCGCCGAGGGCAACGAGAGCTCGGTGGTCATGCGCGTGACGTGCGGCCGTTTCTCCGCGCTCCTCGCGGGGGACGTCGAGGAGCGGTCGGAGGTGGACCTGACCCCCGGAGCCCGGCCCGTCACCTTCATGGTGGCGCCTCATCACGGCAGCAACACTTCGGCGTTCGAGCCCCTGCTGCGCAGGCTCCGGCCGCAGTTCGCCGCGGTGAGCGCCGGGCGCGGCAATCCGTTCGGGCACCCCCACTTGTCCGTGCTCGCGAAGTATGCGGAACTGGGCGCCTCCTGTTTGCGCACCGACATGTCGGGGACTATTATCGTCGCGACGGACGGCGGGTCCATCGCCGTCTCCACCGATCTCGACGAATAGGGAGCACTGGTGAAATCCCGCTTC
It encodes:
- a CDS encoding helix-hairpin-helix domain-containing protein, translated to MTPALLSMAAALASLLDPLPLDVNDASLRDFENLPGIGASRASAIVAFRDSCGPILELEDLLAVPGIGPETLEDLRGMLVVGGDACLPVDTSHWLPVVDSLPDTLLRVSVLDVGEGDAILLSCRGGSTVLVDGGPDEGGPVAPPVVARLLLLGVDSLDAVIITHPHDDHIGGLVEVFRRIPVGCLYDPGTESVSPVYEALLGAVEESSSRYEALGEGMTLDLGSAVLTVLDVGAAGVAEGNESSVVMRVTCGRFSALLAGDVEERSEVDLTPGARPVTFMVAPHHGSNTSAFEPLLRRLRPQFAAVSAGRGNPFGHPHLSVLAKYAELGASCLRTDMSGTIIVATDGGSIAVSTDLDE